A single window of Chitinophaga sp. XS-30 DNA harbors:
- a CDS encoding NAD(P)-dependent alcohol dehydrogenase codes for MKAIVYTNYGSPDVLQLTSVEKPAVKDDEVLVKVHAASINSWDRDQLLGKHFLVRLIGGLLKPRHKILGADIAGRVEAVGRNVTQFQPGDEVFGDIAGNGFGGFAEYAAVPQKLLALKSPAMTFEQAASLPQAGLLALQGLRYGGAVQSGQKILINGAGGGVGTIALQYAKLCGAEVTCVDLAEKFDLLRSLGADHLIDYTKEDYTRNGRQYDLVLDVIAHRKIADYKRALKPGGTFSMIGGSMGGLLLQLMLFGPLLSRFGNRKLGIMGYRPDRNDLELLNRLFEEGRLLPVIDRCYPLHEAPDAFRYFGTGRMKGKIIITI; via the coding sequence ATGAAAGCAATTGTTTACACCAATTACGGTTCTCCCGACGTCCTTCAGTTAACATCAGTGGAAAAACCGGCTGTAAAAGACGATGAAGTCCTCGTAAAAGTCCATGCCGCATCTATAAACTCCTGGGACCGGGACCAGCTGCTGGGAAAGCATTTCCTGGTGCGGCTGATCGGCGGCCTGCTGAAACCGCGGCACAAGATACTGGGGGCCGATATCGCCGGCAGGGTGGAAGCTGTTGGCCGTAATGTGACCCAATTCCAGCCCGGTGATGAGGTGTTCGGAGATATCGCGGGAAACGGGTTTGGCGGTTTTGCGGAGTATGCCGCTGTTCCACAGAAGCTGCTGGCCCTAAAATCGCCGGCAATGACCTTTGAACAGGCTGCTTCCCTGCCCCAGGCCGGCCTGCTTGCTTTGCAGGGGCTTCGGTATGGCGGTGCGGTACAATCCGGACAAAAGATATTGATCAATGGCGCGGGGGGCGGTGTGGGCACCATCGCCTTACAGTACGCAAAGTTATGCGGCGCTGAAGTCACCTGCGTGGACCTTGCTGAAAAATTCGATCTGCTGCGCTCGCTCGGCGCCGATCATCTGATCGATTATACAAAGGAAGATTATACCCGCAACGGCCGTCAATACGACCTTGTATTGGATGTCATTGCGCACCGGAAAATAGCCGATTACAAACGGGCGCTGAAACCCGGCGGCACTTTTTCCATGATAGGCGGTTCAATGGGAGGGCTGTTGCTGCAGCTGATGCTTTTCGGGCCGCTGCTCTCCAGGTTCGGGAACAGGAAGCTGGGCATAATGGGATACCGGCCGGACAGAAATGACCTGGAGCTGCTTAACCGGCTTTTTGAAGAAGGCAGACTCTTGCCGGTTATCGACAGATGTTATCCCTTGCATGAGGCGCCGGATGCATTCCGGTATTTTGGAACAGGGCGTATGAAAGGGAAAATCATTATAACGATATAG
- a CDS encoding DUF3472 domain-containing protein — MKINKFLSSYALILCTLLYSCYKDTPAASAGEPAAADALSVVPPASSYSVPLAGNGYVTTLAPGGPEVITANGLGNWTNSGSITSVYFRLALTGTLNVSVRVKVPSGTSNIRVTVNGTAFTKTITGNSYTTYSIGSVNISAAGYVKVDLQGISRTGGYFGDVSDIIISGAATANNVTYANDAANYYWSRRGPSVHMSYTIPSGNTAEWFYNEMTVPAGEDKIGSYFMSNGFSGGYFGIQVNSATERRILFSVWDPKTGTTTLVRKGPGVVDNTFGGEGTGGQSYLLFNWQTGTTYRFLTQIKPDGTGATLYSSWIYTPENSSWRFLATWKRPNTVSYYTGAHSFLENFLDTRGYLGRKVRYNNQWIRNTSGTWIELVNGRFTTDATGTNDQRRDYAGGLESGSFYLQNGGFFANYTAYGSTFTRTATGIPPSVNLSTLP; from the coding sequence ATGAAAATCAACAAGTTCCTGAGCAGTTACGCACTGATCCTATGTACCCTGCTCTACTCCTGTTACAAGGACACCCCGGCCGCATCGGCCGGAGAGCCCGCAGCAGCCGACGCACTCTCCGTTGTACCGCCCGCTTCCAGCTATTCCGTGCCACTGGCCGGTAACGGTTACGTCACCACCCTGGCTCCCGGCGGACCGGAAGTGATCACCGCCAACGGGCTGGGTAACTGGACCAACTCAGGCAGCATCACCAGTGTGTATTTCAGGCTGGCGCTCACCGGTACGCTCAATGTGTCCGTCCGCGTGAAAGTGCCCTCGGGCACCAGCAACATCCGCGTTACAGTGAATGGCACTGCTTTTACCAAGACCATCACCGGCAACAGCTACACCACCTATTCCATCGGTTCCGTGAATATTTCAGCGGCGGGATATGTGAAGGTAGATCTGCAGGGGATCAGCCGTACGGGCGGTTACTTCGGCGATGTGTCAGACATTATCATCAGCGGCGCCGCCACAGCGAACAATGTGACCTATGCCAATGATGCCGCCAATTATTACTGGAGCCGCCGCGGCCCCTCCGTGCATATGAGCTACACCATTCCTTCCGGCAATACCGCCGAATGGTTCTATAATGAAATGACCGTGCCTGCGGGAGAAGACAAGATCGGTTCCTACTTCATGAGCAACGGTTTTTCCGGCGGCTATTTCGGGATACAGGTCAACAGCGCTACCGAAAGAAGAATACTGTTCTCCGTATGGGACCCGAAGACCGGTACCACGACCCTCGTGCGGAAAGGGCCTGGCGTGGTAGACAATACCTTCGGCGGGGAAGGCACCGGCGGGCAAAGCTACCTGCTTTTCAACTGGCAAACCGGCACCACGTACCGTTTCCTCACACAGATCAAACCGGACGGCACCGGCGCCACCCTCTATTCCTCCTGGATCTACACACCTGAAAACAGCTCCTGGCGCTTCCTGGCCACCTGGAAGCGGCCCAACACCGTATCCTACTACACCGGAGCGCACTCTTTCCTGGAAAACTTCCTCGATACAAGGGGATACCTTGGCCGCAAAGTGCGGTATAACAATCAATGGATCCGCAACACCAGCGGCACCTGGATAGAGTTGGTGAATGGCCGTTTCACTACAGACGCCACCGGCACGAACGACCAGCGCCGCGATTATGCCGGCGGTCTCGAATCCGGCAGTTTCTACCTGCAGAACGGCGGCTTCTTTGCCAACTATACAGCCTATGGCAGCACCTTCACCAGGACCGCCACCGGCATACCGCCTTCGGTGAATCTGAGCACATTGCCTTAA
- a CDS encoding helix-turn-helix transcriptional regulator has protein sequence MKNSIKVERARQDLTQAELAEKVKVARQTIIAIEAGRFVPSTVLAFKIASVLNCRIDEIFALEEQDWL, from the coding sequence ATGAAGAATTCGATAAAGGTGGAGCGGGCAAGGCAAGATTTAACCCAGGCGGAACTGGCCGAAAAAGTGAAAGTGGCCCGGCAAACTATTATTGCGATTGAAGCAGGCAGGTTTGTTCCGTCAACGGTATTGGCGTTTAAAATAGCCAGTGTGCTGAATTGCAGAATTGATGAGATATTTGCGCTTGAGGAGCAGGATTGGTTGTGA
- a CDS encoding glycoside hydrolase family 43 protein: MKYMVKWVCCLCTLYSSLSAQSIKPVIPGDFADPSIIRKGDRYFAVGTSSEWAPHFPIFTSADLKNWKQTGYLFSKAPEWASTSFWAPEYFYHNDTYFIYYTARRKTDNVSCIGVATSRHPDKDFTDHGIIIEHGKEAIDAFVFNDNGQLYITWKAYGLDKRPIELLGSKLSANGLRLEGAPFSLMKDSTGMGIEGQSILKKDDYYYLFYSAGNCCGRECNYNVRIARSSSIQGPYVNYAGNPALGENKTWKCSGHGTFVTAPDGACYYLYHAYNKSSTVFTGRQGMLARLTWPGTNTWPVFRELSGDAYSANIKDDFKEKVPANHWQWDFRNSTPVVRQSKGKLYLSGSIHPGNITGMVLTVRPASQHYTMEATVVNKNDALKGLAIYGDANAAIGVGVSGGNVEYWIVKDNKRTLLASLPISKKGAVELRMEVSDQVVASFRQGAGWQVLTPATPVSIDFLPPWDRSPRMGLHFNGAAGEEAVFSRFQVVYP, translated from the coding sequence ATGAAATACATGGTTAAATGGGTGTGCTGCCTATGCACCCTCTATAGCAGCCTCAGCGCCCAAAGCATCAAGCCCGTAATCCCGGGCGATTTTGCGGACCCTTCCATCATCAGGAAAGGCGATCGATATTTTGCTGTTGGCACCTCCTCCGAATGGGCTCCTCATTTTCCGATTTTTACATCCGCCGACCTGAAGAACTGGAAACAAACCGGCTATCTGTTCAGCAAGGCGCCGGAATGGGCCTCAACATCTTTCTGGGCGCCAGAGTATTTTTATCATAACGATACGTACTTCATTTATTATACCGCGCGCCGCAAAACAGATAATGTATCCTGCATTGGCGTTGCTACATCCCGGCATCCCGATAAGGACTTTACGGACCATGGGATCATCATAGAACATGGCAAGGAAGCGATCGATGCCTTTGTTTTTAATGATAACGGGCAGTTGTACATCACCTGGAAAGCCTATGGGCTGGATAAAAGGCCGATAGAACTGCTGGGGAGCAAGCTGTCGGCCAACGGCCTCAGGCTGGAGGGCGCTCCCTTCTCACTGATGAAAGATAGTACCGGTATGGGAATAGAAGGCCAAAGCATCCTTAAAAAAGACGACTACTACTATCTTTTCTATTCCGCCGGTAATTGCTGCGGAAGGGAATGCAATTACAATGTGCGGATAGCCAGGTCTTCCTCCATACAGGGGCCGTATGTGAACTATGCCGGCAATCCGGCTCTCGGGGAAAACAAAACATGGAAATGCTCCGGCCATGGCACTTTTGTTACAGCGCCGGATGGTGCCTGCTATTACCTGTACCATGCTTATAACAAGTCTTCTACCGTATTTACCGGCCGTCAGGGTATGTTGGCCCGATTAACATGGCCCGGTACAAACACCTGGCCGGTATTCCGGGAATTGTCAGGAGACGCGTATTCCGCCAATATTAAAGATGATTTCAAAGAAAAAGTTCCGGCAAATCACTGGCAATGGGATTTCCGGAATTCCACGCCTGTTGTGCGGCAATCGAAAGGCAAGCTGTACCTGTCAGGCAGCATTCATCCCGGCAACATAACGGGTATGGTACTAACCGTTCGCCCCGCATCGCAGCATTATACAATGGAGGCAACTGTAGTGAATAAAAACGATGCTTTGAAAGGCCTGGCAATATATGGCGACGCCAATGCGGCGATAGGGGTAGGCGTGTCAGGCGGGAATGTGGAATACTGGATAGTAAAGGACAACAAACGTACCCTGCTGGCATCGTTGCCCATAAGCAAAAAAGGAGCCGTGGAACTGAGAATGGAAGTGAGCGATCAGGTAGTCGCTTCCTTCAGGCAGGGGGCCGGGTGGCAGGTATTGACGCCAGCTACACCTGTGTCTATTGATTTTCTGCCTCCGTGGGACAGAAGCCCCAGGATGGGCCTTCACTTCAATGGCGCTGCCGGCGAAGAGGCCGTATTCAGCAGGTTTCAAGTCGTTTACCCGTAG
- a CDS encoding thioredoxin family protein, giving the protein MKQITLLLCGLLLCSTAVFAQTGTQPQLYHPDADARADIQAAVKKASAAGKHVFLQMGGNWCGWCIAFDKLVKSNDTLRNYLEQNYEVVHVNYSQENKNEAVFASLGHPERFGFPVFVILDGKGERIHTQNSAYLEEGKGHSSKAVLQFFKHWSPAALKPPAAK; this is encoded by the coding sequence ATGAAACAGATAACGCTCCTGCTCTGCGGCCTGCTCTTATGCAGCACCGCGGTTTTTGCCCAAACAGGCACCCAACCCCAACTCTATCATCCGGATGCAGATGCCCGGGCAGACATCCAGGCCGCAGTAAAGAAAGCTTCTGCTGCCGGCAAGCATGTATTCCTGCAAATGGGAGGGAATTGGTGCGGTTGGTGCATCGCCTTCGATAAACTGGTTAAATCCAACGATACGTTAAGGAACTACCTGGAACAAAACTATGAAGTCGTGCATGTGAACTACAGCCAGGAAAACAAAAACGAAGCTGTTTTTGCATCACTTGGGCATCCGGAGCGTTTCGGCTTCCCCGTATTTGTGATCCTTGATGGCAAGGGAGAGCGGATCCATACCCAGAACTCAGCGTACCTGGAGGAGGGAAAGGGCCATAGCAGCAAAGCGGTGTTGCAGTTCTTCAAGCATTGGTCTCCCGCTGCCTTGAAGCCGCCGGCCGCTAAATGA
- a CDS encoding Crp/Fnr family transcriptional regulator — MKIRRRQYFLKEGEVCKHFAFIVKGAMRQYKVDDKGVEHVVHLGIENWWVGDRESWVMLSPTAYCIDAWEDSELLLISREDAVRLQHELPAFSEMTRLLDERNNIANQRRITSSISATAEGRYSDFVDCHPDFLQRFPQHIIASYLGITKETLSRIRKQALQK; from the coding sequence ATGAAAATAAGAAGGAGGCAATATTTTTTGAAGGAAGGAGAAGTATGCAAGCATTTTGCATTCATTGTGAAGGGGGCCATGCGGCAATACAAGGTCGATGACAAGGGAGTAGAACATGTCGTGCACCTCGGGATAGAGAACTGGTGGGTGGGCGATCGTGAAAGCTGGGTGATGCTCTCACCGACAGCTTATTGTATCGATGCCTGGGAAGACAGTGAACTGCTGCTCATATCAAGGGAGGATGCCGTTAGACTGCAGCATGAACTCCCCGCCTTCAGTGAGATGACACGGTTGCTTGACGAGCGGAACAATATTGCGAACCAAAGGAGGATAACTTCCTCGATCAGTGCTACTGCCGAAGGACGGTATAGTGATTTTGTTGATTGCCATCCCGATTTCCTGCAACGTTTCCCCCAGCATATCATCGCGTCATACCTGGGTATTACTAAGGAAACACTGAGCCGCATACGCAAGCAGGCTTTGCAAAAATAA
- a CDS encoding hydrolase, with translation MSKKPKTGLEGLLRPEDSILVLIDHQPYQFTNLNSHEPTMIINNVIGLAKTAKLFKVPTILTTVIEERGGYIIKGLQDVFPEQKPINRTFINTWEDANVTDIVKKSGRKQLVLAALYTEICLAMPAIQALGEGYEVFIVTDASGGVTAEAHDMAVRRMVQAGAVPINWMAVLGEWQRDWAREETTAGVGEIVLEHGGASAVALAWELQLLATPPPTASTGH, from the coding sequence ATGTCAAAGAAACCCAAAACAGGGCTTGAGGGCCTGCTTCGCCCGGAAGATAGTATCCTGGTGCTGATCGATCATCAGCCCTATCAGTTCACCAACCTTAACAGCCATGAACCCACGATGATCATCAACAATGTTATCGGTCTTGCCAAAACGGCAAAGCTGTTCAAGGTGCCGACAATTCTTACCACCGTAATTGAAGAAAGAGGGGGTTATATTATTAAAGGACTGCAGGATGTTTTTCCTGAACAGAAACCGATCAACCGCACGTTTATCAACACCTGGGAAGATGCCAATGTTACGGACATCGTGAAGAAAAGCGGCCGAAAGCAACTTGTCCTCGCTGCGCTTTACACAGAGATATGTCTTGCCATGCCCGCAATCCAGGCGCTCGGTGAGGGTTATGAGGTATTCATCGTTACCGATGCTTCGGGCGGTGTTACTGCGGAAGCGCATGATATGGCTGTTCGCCGTATGGTTCAGGCCGGAGCAGTTCCAATCAACTGGATGGCCGTGCTCGGCGAATGGCAACGCGACTGGGCACGCGAAGAAACGACTGCCGGCGTTGGTGAAATTGTGCTCGAGCATGGCGGTGCAAGTGCCGTCGCTCTTGCATGGGAACTTCAACTTCTTGCTACGCCTCCTCCAACTGCTTCGACAGGACATTGA
- a CDS encoding pirin family protein, whose protein sequence is MKKKTSFSTKGQRADIGDMIIYRILANRYADAVGPFVFLDHIAPKIQHAINTGGTGPHPHRGIATLSYIINGEDEHFDSAGNHAKVHSGGVQWMKAGNGIIHDETLNYDSKTDSKLTHAFQFWINLPAKIKAEKPEYLAIEGKDVPRKTLNGQSGWIKVIAGDYEDLRSPIPNYSGQFLYHIHLEAGAAFSIDIADKTEVAAFLPTQAATLNDAVFEAGEFVEFDRNAGEIEISNSLQEAVDVILFGGEPYTEPIIAEGPFVMNSHLEIADAYRDFHAGKYGKIIYPGNEAP, encoded by the coding sequence ATGAAAAAGAAAACCAGTTTTTCCACAAAAGGGCAAAGGGCCGATATCGGCGACATGATTATTTACCGCATCCTGGCAAACAGGTATGCGGACGCAGTCGGTCCTTTTGTATTCCTGGACCATATTGCACCCAAAATTCAACACGCCATAAATACCGGCGGCACAGGTCCGCATCCACACAGGGGCATAGCCACGCTAAGCTATATCATCAATGGTGAAGACGAACATTTTGACAGTGCCGGCAACCATGCCAAGGTACATTCCGGTGGCGTGCAGTGGATGAAAGCGGGTAACGGGATCATTCACGACGAAACATTGAATTACGATTCGAAAACGGATAGCAAGCTGACCCATGCCTTCCAGTTCTGGATAAACCTTCCGGCAAAGATAAAGGCCGAGAAGCCCGAATATCTGGCCATTGAAGGAAAAGATGTGCCACGTAAAACATTGAACGGACAAAGCGGCTGGATAAAGGTCATTGCAGGGGACTATGAAGACCTGCGTTCTCCAATCCCCAATTACTCCGGGCAATTTCTATATCATATCCATCTGGAAGCGGGGGCCGCTTTTTCCATAGATATAGCGGATAAGACAGAGGTAGCCGCTTTTTTGCCTACCCAGGCTGCCACCCTTAACGATGCGGTATTTGAAGCCGGCGAATTTGTAGAGTTTGACAGAAATGCCGGGGAGATAGAGATCAGCAACAGCTTGCAGGAGGCAGTAGATGTGATCCTGTTTGGAGGAGAGCCTTATACAGAACCTATTATTGCAGAGGGGCCTTTTGTGATGAACAGCCACCTTGAAATTGCCGATGCCTATCGGGACTTTCATGCGGGGAAATATGGGAAAATAATTTATCCGGGCAATGAAGCACCTTAG
- a CDS encoding polysaccharide lyase family 8 super-sandwich domain-containing protein yields MHQRLISLFAMALLVLVSISTSLAQDITVIKKRVVGDLLEPSVNQTAITQLVKTVQPDGSWPGINYKDVSRTGFQHKDHLENMLSLARAYKKPGSPFFGDPAVKKTFSAALDFWLANDFRGDNWWWNEMGTPNLMINTLLVMDSSLTAKQRVEGLKIARRANLETFGARPGGDLMPIAGMLGKQALFTNNRDTLQRVIRVMAAEVKITTDRGIKPDLSFHHRTDNVTSILTYGSNFAGSFAYWAARIQGTQFSFPEAAMKLIVDYYLDGICQSLIYATYRDPGAMNRDISRRNALGNADISLPQNLLTATSYRSEELNTILRVRKGEMKYNRTRDRYFWYSHYYSHQRPDYFASVRMHSARANNMEQPHNEEGIRNHHYGDGSLFISRTGQEYFNIFPVWDWQKIPGTTILQKEDVPHWKQLAKKGLTDFAGGVSDGVYGVAAFDFASVHDPLKARKSWFFFDNEIVCLGAGIHADTALPVFTTMNQCLLNKQVIVGANNKSSTLKTGDHKLPGVSWVYHDSVAYIFPQPASLNIINREAIGNWRQINHQASATTETVRKNVFALWLDHGVQPQNAGYAWIVVPAIDAGSAAAYSKKTPVKILANTAELLAVQQSDLQRTGIVFYKAGSVKINDKLTLAATAPCIVMVKANGADAAAIAVADPTQKLSSLQLKLNERIIDVVLPKGDKAGSTVIVQ; encoded by the coding sequence ATGCATCAAAGACTCATTTCTTTATTCGCAATGGCGCTACTCGTATTGGTATCTATCTCCACCAGCCTGGCCCAAGATATAACCGTCATCAAAAAACGGGTGGTGGGCGATCTGCTGGAACCTTCCGTAAACCAGACCGCCATCACACAACTGGTAAAAACCGTTCAGCCTGATGGCTCCTGGCCGGGTATCAACTACAAAGATGTTTCCCGCACAGGCTTTCAACATAAAGACCATCTGGAGAACATGCTATCGCTGGCCAGGGCTTATAAAAAGCCCGGCTCTCCGTTCTTTGGAGACCCTGCCGTAAAAAAGACGTTCTCGGCAGCGCTTGATTTCTGGCTGGCAAATGATTTCAGGGGTGACAACTGGTGGTGGAATGAAATGGGTACACCAAACCTGATGATCAATACTTTACTGGTAATGGACAGCAGCCTCACGGCGAAGCAACGGGTGGAAGGATTGAAGATCGCCCGCAGGGCAAACCTCGAAACCTTTGGCGCCCGTCCAGGTGGCGATCTTATGCCGATTGCCGGCATGTTGGGAAAACAGGCATTATTCACCAACAATCGGGATACCCTGCAACGGGTCATCAGGGTAATGGCCGCAGAAGTCAAGATCACTACGGACAGAGGGATCAAACCCGATCTGAGCTTTCACCATCGTACAGATAATGTGACCTCCATCCTTACCTATGGCAGCAACTTTGCCGGTTCTTTTGCCTATTGGGCTGCAAGGATCCAGGGTACGCAGTTCTCTTTTCCCGAAGCAGCGATGAAACTGATCGTTGATTATTACCTGGATGGCATTTGCCAGTCGCTCATCTATGCTACATATCGTGACCCCGGCGCTATGAACCGGGATATCAGCCGGCGAAATGCACTAGGAAATGCAGACATCAGCCTGCCGCAAAACCTGCTGACCGCTACCAGCTACCGGTCTGAAGAGCTGAATACTATCCTCCGTGTCCGCAAGGGGGAAATGAAATATAACCGCACACGCGACCGCTATTTCTGGTACTCGCATTATTATAGCCATCAGCGTCCCGATTACTTCGCATCTGTACGGATGCACTCTGCACGTGCCAATAATATGGAACAACCGCACAACGAAGAAGGGATCAGGAACCATCACTACGGCGATGGCTCCCTTTTCATTTCACGGACTGGACAGGAGTATTTCAACATCTTCCCCGTATGGGACTGGCAGAAGATCCCTGGCACTACCATCCTCCAAAAGGAAGATGTGCCGCATTGGAAGCAGCTGGCTAAAAAAGGACTGACGGATTTCGCCGGTGGTGTAAGCGATGGTGTATATGGTGTGGCGGCGTTTGATTTTGCCAGTGTGCATGATCCGCTCAAAGCACGTAAATCATGGTTCTTCTTTGATAATGAAATAGTGTGCCTGGGTGCAGGTATCCATGCAGACACTGCTCTGCCTGTGTTCACAACCATGAATCAATGTTTGTTGAACAAGCAGGTGATCGTAGGGGCGAATAACAAAAGCAGTACATTGAAAACAGGTGACCACAAACTGCCGGGCGTGTCCTGGGTCTACCACGACAGCGTAGCATATATCTTCCCACAACCTGCCAGCCTCAACATCATCAACAGGGAGGCGATCGGTAACTGGCGGCAGATCAACCACCAGGCATCGGCTACAACGGAAACTGTGCGGAAGAATGTATTTGCCCTTTGGCTGGATCATGGCGTACAACCACAAAATGCCGGCTATGCATGGATTGTAGTTCCTGCAATAGATGCCGGGTCTGCAGCCGCGTATAGTAAAAAAACGCCTGTGAAAATCCTTGCAAATACCGCAGAACTTCTGGCCGTGCAACAAAGTGACCTGCAAAGAACAGGCATTGTTTTTTACAAAGCAGGATCTGTAAAGATCAATGACAAGCTGACACTGGCGGCTACAGCGCCTTGCATTGTAATGGTCAAAGCGAATGGTGCAGATGCTGCTGCCATAGCGGTAGCAGACCCAACTCAAAAATTAAGCTCACTGCAATTAAAGTTGAATGAACGTATTATAGATGTGGTCTTGCCCAAGGGTGATAAAGCCGGGAGCACCGTCATTGTACAATAG
- a CDS encoding serine hydrolase, producing MAHLVKKAFGNMLIICLGLQLTFNTCIAQSKLDTLTAELNSAFIRDSLYGLSVALVNANGIVYQKNFGFADIKNGIPYNANTIQNIGSVSKSLIGIAIMKAIELEYFTLETNINDILPFKVINPNHPDDIITIRELTNHTSGIIDNDSIYPNSYKFYPALRSYDKELMGWIGTKGYQEKIKDANMKDFFYNYLCKEGKYYSRKNFSPDKAGKTYAYSNLGSALAAHLIEIKSGTSYDKFTTQYILEPLKMNNSGWFIDAAQLKSHARLYYNRDKDFPLYSLLTYPDGGLRTSCNDLSKYLMAVIKGYNGDVSLLSNASFKQMFSPMFTEADAPEGLNFKNRNKGVFWNLYSNGTIGLDGDDPGVSAYLFFNPATGLGGLFLSNKFMDDKKDIVELLVRATFDL from the coding sequence ATGGCACATCTTGTAAAAAAAGCATTTGGCAATATGCTTATTATTTGTCTTGGCTTGCAACTTACATTTAATACATGTATCGCGCAAAGTAAGCTCGATACCCTTACTGCAGAACTGAATAGTGCATTTATCCGGGATAGCTTATACGGACTATCAGTAGCACTGGTGAATGCTAATGGCATTGTTTACCAAAAAAACTTTGGGTTTGCTGATATCAAAAATGGTATACCATACAATGCAAATACCATTCAGAATATTGGATCGGTCAGCAAAAGCCTCATCGGCATTGCTATAATGAAGGCAATTGAACTTGAGTATTTTACGCTGGAAACAAATATTAATGACATCCTGCCGTTTAAAGTTATTAACCCGAACCACCCAGACGATATTATAACCATAAGGGAACTGACAAATCATACATCGGGCATTATTGATAATGATAGCATTTATCCCAATAGCTATAAATTTTACCCTGCCTTGAGGTCGTATGACAAGGAGTTGATGGGATGGATAGGTACAAAAGGCTATCAGGAAAAAATTAAAGACGCCAACATGAAAGATTTTTTTTACAATTACCTCTGCAAAGAGGGAAAATACTACAGCAGAAAAAATTTCAGTCCTGATAAAGCGGGAAAAACGTATGCTTATAGCAACCTGGGGTCTGCATTGGCCGCTCATCTGATAGAAATTAAATCAGGTACCTCCTACGATAAATTCACTACGCAATATATACTTGAGCCGCTCAAAATGAATAACTCCGGCTGGTTTATAGATGCTGCACAACTTAAAAGTCATGCACGGTTATATTACAACCGGGATAAAGATTTTCCTTTATATTCCTTGTTGACTTACCCTGATGGTGGATTGAGAACTTCCTGTAATGATTTGAGCAAATATCTGATGGCAGTAATAAAAGGGTATAACGGCGACGTATCCTTATTAAGCAATGCGTCATTTAAACAGATGTTTTCTCCAATGTTTACCGAAGCCGATGCGCCTGAAGGTCTCAATTTTAAGAACAGGAACAAAGGTGTTTTTTGGAATTTATATAGCAACGGAACTATCGGACTTGATGGTGATGATCCAGGTGTAAGCGCTTATCTTTTTTTTAATCCTGCTACAGGTTTGGGGGGATTATTCCTCAGCAATAAATTTATGGATGATAAGAAGGATATCGTTGAATTGTTGGTAAGGGCAACATTTGACCTATGA
- a CDS encoding helix-turn-helix transcriptional regulator, which translates to MFNYKEITTPDRIKNYIHKFWILDHSNGVLYSDARYALPNGCFTLAFIDGEGLILERGNSATNIKSGIYLVGQITKRLKITVRPRSKAIMAQLSPWAPTLITKLPLHELTDKFAELDLVNKKLHKAFSSIDSSDEHLLIQRIYCELENYLYETNDSCFIRNVISAFTASLPATPLKISDIAADAGYSKRYIEKKFSLAIGLSPKEMYSILRLRNVVDALKRQNNKFSLTQLALEFGYFDQSHFIKIYTGIMDSLPGKFEVEDYILPFND; encoded by the coding sequence ATGTTTAACTACAAGGAAATAACAACGCCAGACAGGATTAAGAATTACATCCATAAATTTTGGATACTTGATCACTCAAACGGCGTTTTATACAGCGATGCAAGATATGCGTTGCCTAACGGTTGTTTCACGCTTGCTTTTATTGATGGGGAAGGATTGATTTTAGAAAGAGGGAATAGCGCTACAAATATTAAAAGTGGTATATACCTTGTTGGCCAGATAACCAAACGTCTGAAAATTACGGTCAGGCCCCGTTCCAAAGCTATTATGGCGCAACTAAGCCCCTGGGCGCCAACATTGATTACCAAACTTCCTCTACATGAGTTGACGGACAAATTTGCAGAACTTGACCTTGTAAATAAAAAACTGCATAAAGCTTTTAGCAGTATAGATAGTTCAGATGAGCATTTACTGATCCAAAGGATCTATTGTGAATTGGAGAATTATCTTTATGAAACGAACGACTCTTGCTTTATAAGAAATGTTATCAGTGCATTTACGGCTAGCTTACCAGCAACACCTTTAAAGATTTCTGATATAGCTGCTGATGCCGGCTACTCAAAAAGGTATATCGAGAAAAAATTCAGCCTTGCCATAGGACTCTCACCAAAAGAAATGTATTCTATTTTGCGGTTACGCAATGTTGTAGATGCATTAAAGCGTCAAAACAACAAGTTTTCTTTAACGCAACTCGCCCTGGAATTCGGTTATTTTGACCAATCGCATTTCATCAAGATATACACTGGTATTATGGATAGTTTGCCGGGAAAATTTGAAGTAGAAGACTATATCTTGCCATTCAATGACTGA